One genomic window of Ilyobacter polytropus DSM 2926 includes the following:
- a CDS encoding D-alanyl-D-alanine carboxypeptidase family protein — protein MRRKIGIFLSVILFLTTFSNEDYTSLLVGDKDENIYYSENLHEKHPLASVTKMMTVMVVYDHIRNKDISLEDRVEISPEARSVGGSMIWIAQGSKLTVRDLLKATAIYSANNAAYALAEYIGKGDVDFFVQLMNQKAEDLGLGDEVEFYTPMGLPPSMTGKPMDRGTALGIYKLSLEALKYPEYITIASLKEDFIQDGTQRIVNRNKLLSKENGVFGIKTGHHSKAGYNISIAAKRDEVTTITIVFGSPKEEIRDKTVADSLDKFYDEYHLEKLIDTSKPMIEIEVVHGKKDVVQGYPDEEFEQLISKNWGVETRKTYIKSIEAPVEKGRILGSYQLIVNGKQVKEGKIYAAESVGKEKFMDKFKKIF, from the coding sequence TTGAGAAGGAAAATTGGGATATTTTTATCTGTAATATTGTTTTTGACAACTTTTTCCAATGAAGACTATACATCTTTATTGGTAGGAGATAAAGATGAAAACATATATTATAGTGAAAATCTACATGAAAAGCATCCTTTAGCATCTGTTACTAAGATGATGACAGTCATGGTAGTCTATGATCATATCAGAAATAAAGATATAAGCCTAGAGGACAGAGTGGAGATATCTCCGGAGGCAAGATCTGTTGGAGGAAGCATGATCTGGATAGCACAAGGATCTAAGTTGACGGTAAGAGATCTTCTGAAGGCTACTGCAATCTATTCAGCCAATAATGCAGCCTATGCCCTTGCAGAGTATATCGGTAAAGGGGATGTGGATTTTTTTGTACAACTTATGAACCAGAAGGCGGAGGATCTTGGGCTAGGAGATGAAGTTGAGTTTTACACTCCTATGGGCCTTCCTCCTTCTATGACGGGTAAACCTATGGACAGAGGAACAGCTCTTGGGATTTACAAACTGTCTCTAGAGGCACTGAAATATCCAGAGTATATAACTATCGCCTCATTAAAAGAGGATTTTATCCAAGATGGTACTCAGCGTATAGTTAACAGAAATAAGCTTCTTTCAAAAGAAAATGGGGTTTTCGGAATAAAGACAGGGCATCATTCTAAAGCTGGTTATAATATCAGTATCGCTGCCAAAAGAGATGAGGTAACAACTATAACAATCGTGTTCGGATCTCCTAAAGAGGAAATAAGAGATAAAACCGTAGCTGACTCATTGGATAAATTTTATGATGAATATCACTTGGAAAAACTAATAGACACTTCAAAACCAATGATCGAAATAGAAGTTGTACATGGTAAAAAAGATGTTGTACAGGGTTATCCAGATGAAGAATTTGAACAGTTAATTAGTAAAAATTGGGGAGTGGAGACAAGAAAGACTTATATAAAAAGTATAGAGGCTCCTGTAGAAAAAGGAAGGATACTAGGAAGTTATCAGCTTATTGTAAATGGTAAACAAGTTAAAGAGGGAAAGATTTACGCTGCAGAGAGTGTAGGAAAAGAAAAATTTATGGATAAATTTAAAAAGATATTTTAA
- the nifU gene encoding Fe-S cluster assembly scaffold protein NifU, translating into MQYSEKVMDHFMNPRNVGTIENPDGYGKVGSPSCGDVMEIFLKIENDIITDVKFRTFGCASAIATSSISTEMILNKNVSEALQLTNKAVAEALDGLPPAKMHCSVLAEEGIKAAIEDYMGKK; encoded by the coding sequence ATGCAGTATTCAGAAAAAGTAATGGATCATTTTATGAATCCAAGAAATGTAGGAACAATAGAGAATCCAGATGGATATGGAAAAGTAGGAAGTCCTTCATGTGGAGATGTCATGGAGATTTTTTTAAAGATAGAAAATGACATTATAACTGATGTAAAGTTCAGAACATTTGGCTGTGCATCGGCTATAGCAACTTCATCTATATCTACAGAAATGATATTGAATAAAAATGTAAGTGAAGCTTTACAGCTTACTAATAAAGCGGTAGCAGAGGCACTAGACGGACTTCCGCCTGCAAAAATGCACTGCTCTGTTCTTGCAGAAGAGGGTATAAAAGCTGCTATAGAAGATTATATGGGTAAAAAATAG